From Bacteroidota bacterium, the proteins below share one genomic window:
- a CDS encoding C40 family peptidase, translating into MRNLLLALLVCVASAFAPATAPDDPPAAATPKMDPVKVYFAKHGLHVDSAQTPYLYYQVHDWLGTRYQYAGHTQKGIDCSGFVAEMYRSVYCIRLSGGSRDLYPQVDSVPRSELCEGDILFFKIRKGQISHVGIYLGNDKFAHASVHSGVIVSDLKEDYYKKYFFTGGRLKAPVYVE; encoded by the coding sequence ATGCGTAACCTGCTGCTTGCCCTGCTCGTGTGTGTTGCCTCCGCCTTTGCGCCCGCCACCGCCCCCGACGATCCGCCAGCGGCTGCTACGCCCAAGATGGATCCGGTAAAAGTGTATTTCGCCAAACACGGCCTCCATGTCGATTCGGCGCAAACACCCTACCTCTACTATCAGGTTCACGACTGGCTGGGCACGCGCTACCAGTATGCCGGCCACACCCAAAAAGGCATCGACTGTTCAGGCTTTGTGGCCGAAATGTACCGCAGCGTATATTGCATCAGACTCAGCGGCGGTTCCCGCGATTTATATCCGCAAGTGGACTCCGTGCCCCGCTCCGAACTTTGCGAAGGCGACATCCTCTTTTTCAAAATCCGCAAAGGCCAGATTTCGCACGTAGGCATCTACCTCGGCAACGATAAGTTTGCACACGCCAGCGTGCACTCCGGCGTAATTGTGAGCGATTTGAAAGAAGATTATTACAAGAAGTATTTCTTTACCGGCGGGCGGTTGAAAGCGCCGGTGTATGTGGAGTAA
- a CDS encoding esterase, producing MQNDTPLVYKIKKTKSALVKSPLLILLHGHGSNENDLFSLSNSIPDNWIVVSVRGPYQLAENSYRWYDVKMVNGKIAINIDEEERSRKMLMQLISEITQKYNADSNKIIVAGFSQGANMAQCAGLGTPNLVAGFGVFSGRFVEEFSPYVSQSATLKSSKAFIAHGSGDNMLPKTYAAENITKLKELGVQITYCEDTNAHSISTKQWSEFSKWLFNFN from the coding sequence ATGCAAAACGACACTCCATTAGTCTATAAAATTAAGAAAACCAAATCTGCTTTGGTAAAATCTCCTTTGTTGATATTATTACATGGACACGGCAGCAATGAAAATGATTTGTTTTCGTTAAGCAACAGTATTCCTGATAATTGGATAGTAGTCTCTGTTCGTGGGCCATATCAGTTAGCCGAAAATAGTTATCGGTGGTATGATGTGAAAATGGTGAACGGGAAAATTGCTATAAATATTGATGAAGAAGAAAGAAGCAGAAAAATGCTAATGCAGTTAATTTCTGAAATAACGCAGAAGTATAATGCAGATAGTAACAAAATTATAGTTGCGGGTTTTAGCCAGGGTGCAAATATGGCTCAATGTGCAGGCCTGGGTACCCCAAATTTAGTTGCCGGATTTGGCGTGTTTAGCGGACGATTTGTAGAAGAGTTTAGTCCGTATGTCAGCCAATCAGCAACACTGAAAAGCAGTAAAGCATTCATTGCTCATGGAAGTGGTGATAATATGCTGCCCAAAACGTATGCAGCTGAAAATATAACCAAACTAAAAGAGTTGGGTGTTCAAATAACTTATTGTGAAGACACTAATGCCCACTCCATTTCGACAAAGCAATGGAGTGAATTTTCTAAATGGCTATTTAATTTCAATTAG
- a CDS encoding DUF4249 domain-containing protein, with protein MKTAKIISVILLFVLTGCEKEVDLDLDNKSGQLVIEGNITNLAEPHFVRITRSVSFTQSNQYPAVTNALVIISDNISLNDTLTYLTDGYYVTSGLNAGVPGRNYQLKVLVDSKTYTAQCELPEMVPLDGLRIVQMTNLGVTSYDVLPEYIDPSIPGNFYGFAVTASGQRGITFEVESDNIGNGVANQRGLEIPSAEDNPVNTGDTITVEMRSIAPQLYTYFNALAQIAGNGLGGGSTPANPPSNIIGGALGYFSAHTKQLRSITIQ; from the coding sequence ATGAAAACAGCCAAAATTATCTCAGTAATTCTACTCTTTGTTTTAACAGGTTGTGAAAAAGAAGTAGATTTAGATTTAGACAATAAAAGTGGTCAGTTGGTTATAGAAGGGAATATTACAAATCTTGCAGAACCACATTTTGTGCGTATAACAAGATCTGTATCTTTTACGCAATCCAATCAGTACCCGGCAGTAACCAATGCTTTAGTAATAATTAGTGACAACATAAGCTTAAATGACACTTTAACCTATTTAACCGATGGTTACTACGTGACTTCAGGACTCAATGCTGGCGTACCTGGCAGAAACTATCAATTAAAAGTTTTAGTTGATAGTAAAACTTATACTGCCCAATGTGAACTCCCAGAGATGGTGCCTTTAGATGGGCTAAGGATAGTTCAAATGACAAATTTGGGAGTTACCAGTTATGATGTTTTACCAGAGTATATAGACCCATCAATACCGGGTAACTTTTATGGCTTTGCTGTAACAGCAAGTGGTCAAAGGGGTATTACTTTTGAAGTTGAATCAGATAATATTGGTAATGGGGTAGCCAATCAAAGAGGTTTAGAAATACCAAGTGCTGAAGATAATCCTGTAAACACCGGAGACACAATAACAGTAGAAATGCGAAGTATCGCCCCTCAACTTTATACATATTTTAATGCTCTTGCACAAATTGCAGGTAATGGTTTAGGAGGTGGTTCAACTCCTGCTAATCCGCCCAGTAACATTATCGGTGGAGCCTTAGGCTATTTTTCTGCTCATACCAAGCAATTACGCAGTATTACAATCCAATAA
- a CDS encoding TonB-dependent receptor gives MQKTIGYFIAFLFLLPTLVLAQTKYSLSGTVRDKQNGELLVGATISLEGKPTFGTTANEYGFYSLSLPEGNQTIVVFYIGYEVQKINLDILSNKNLDIFLLPASVELSEVVVSSEGKDQNLSTAQMGTEVIKMKDIEKLPVLLGEKDILKTIQLLPGIKSSGEGNSGFSVRGGGLDQNLILLDEAPVYNASHLFGFFSTFNSDALKDATIIKGNPPAQYGGRLSSVLDIKMKDGNNQKFETNGGIGLISSRLTIEGPIQKGKSSFIISGRRTYADLFLGLSDLYRDNSLFFYDLNMKANFQINDKNRIYISGYFGRDILGLSNSFNTNWGNSTGTIRWNKIINTKLFVNTSLIYSNYNYDINFSNEVVNVKLQSKIQDWHLKKDFSWFLSDKHTIKFGINSIYHTISPSNISGSLESISQKPPRTSLEKAVYINDDYKVSKRLTISHGLRLSSFTILGGDIYNIYENGILVNSVQLSKGKLGKTYFNVEPRLSANYRINDVSSIKIAYARNTQNLHLLSNSNSGNPTDLWIGSSYTVKPEISDQISTGYSRNFDHNNYEVNVEAYYKNMQNQIDYRDGAEIAFSAGRDIEADLLFGKGRAYGIEFIAKKKEGRLTGWVAYTLSKTERKIDGINNNQWYNSRLDRTHDLSVVASYNISPKWSLSGVFVYSTGNAVTFLTGKYEINGQTVFHYDSRNADRMPDYHRLDLSATYEGNKGKKLKGSWTIGVYNVYGRQNPFSIAFQDNPNNPGTTQAIQTSLFRWIPSVTYNFKF, from the coding sequence ATGCAAAAAACTATTGGTTATTTTATAGCATTTCTTTTTCTACTCCCTACGCTTGTTTTGGCTCAAACCAAGTATTCTCTAAGTGGTACTGTGAGAGATAAACAAAATGGAGAATTGCTTGTTGGCGCAACAATAAGCTTAGAAGGGAAACCCACATTTGGAACAACTGCAAATGAATATGGATTTTATTCATTAAGCTTGCCAGAGGGAAATCAAACCATTGTAGTATTCTACATTGGTTATGAAGTTCAAAAAATAAACCTGGATATTTTATCCAATAAAAATTTAGATATTTTTCTGTTACCGGCTTCTGTTGAATTGAGTGAGGTTGTTGTTTCGAGCGAAGGGAAAGATCAAAACTTATCTACTGCTCAGATGGGTACTGAGGTTATAAAAATGAAAGACATAGAAAAACTACCGGTGTTATTAGGTGAAAAAGATATACTCAAAACCATTCAACTTCTTCCGGGTATAAAAAGTAGTGGTGAAGGTAATAGTGGATTTAGTGTGCGTGGAGGCGGACTTGACCAAAACCTCATACTGCTTGACGAAGCGCCTGTGTATAATGCGTCACACTTGTTTGGTTTCTTCAGCACCTTTAATAGTGATGCACTTAAAGATGCCACAATTATTAAAGGAAATCCACCTGCACAGTATGGCGGACGACTTTCATCTGTGCTTGATATAAAGATGAAAGATGGGAATAATCAAAAGTTTGAAACAAACGGTGGTATTGGCCTTATTAGCAGCCGTTTGACTATTGAAGGGCCCATTCAAAAAGGAAAATCATCTTTTATCATTTCCGGACGCAGAACGTATGCAGATTTATTTTTGGGTTTGTCTGATCTTTATAGAGACAATAGTTTGTTTTTTTACGATTTAAATATGAAAGCTAATTTTCAAATCAATGATAAGAACAGAATCTATATTTCCGGATACTTTGGCAGAGATATATTAGGCCTGAGCAACAGCTTTAATACGAATTGGGGTAATTCAACCGGAACAATACGTTGGAACAAAATAATCAATACAAAACTATTTGTAAATACGTCATTAATTTACAGCAATTATAATTACGATATCAATTTTAGTAATGAGGTAGTAAATGTTAAACTTCAATCTAAAATACAAGACTGGCATCTTAAAAAAGATTTCTCTTGGTTTTTATCAGATAAGCACACTATCAAATTTGGTATAAATAGCATATACCATACCATTTCTCCTTCTAATATTTCGGGCAGCTTGGAAAGCATTTCTCAGAAGCCACCAAGAACTTCACTTGAAAAGGCGGTCTATATTAACGACGATTATAAAGTTTCTAAACGCCTAACCATAAGTCATGGCTTGCGGCTATCATCATTTACCATTTTAGGCGGAGACATCTATAATATTTATGAAAATGGCATTTTGGTAAACAGTGTTCAACTAAGTAAAGGAAAGCTGGGGAAAACTTATTTTAACGTAGAGCCAAGACTTTCTGCCAATTACAGAATAAATGATGTGAGTAGCATTAAAATCGCATACGCAAGAAATACGCAAAATTTACACTTGTTAAGTAATAGTAACAGCGGCAATCCAACAGACTTATGGATTGGCAGCAGCTACACTGTTAAGCCCGAAATATCAGATCAAATAAGCACAGGTTATAGTAGAAATTTTGATCATAATAATTATGAAGTTAATGTAGAAGCTTATTATAAGAATATGCAAAATCAAATCGACTATCGCGACGGAGCTGAAATTGCATTTAGTGCAGGTAGAGATATAGAAGCTGATTTATTATTTGGCAAAGGAAGAGCATATGGAATAGAGTTTATTGCGAAAAAGAAAGAGGGTAGGCTGACTGGGTGGGTTGCATATACGCTCTCAAAAACAGAAAGAAAAATTGATGGTATTAACAACAACCAATGGTACAATTCAAGATTAGACAGAACCCATGACTTATCCGTTGTGGCATCCTATAACATTTCTCCAAAGTGGTCTTTATCAGGAGTATTTGTTTACAGCACAGGCAATGCTGTTACTTTCCTAACCGGAAAGTACGAGATAAACGGGCAAACAGTTTTTCACTATGATAGCAGAAACGCAGATCGCATGCCCGATTATCATAGACTTGATTTAAGTGCTACCTACGAGGGCAATAAAGGCAAAAAACTTAAAGGCTCATGGACCATTGGTGTGTATAATGTTTATGGACGTCAAAACCCATTTAGTATTGCTTTTCAAGATAATCCAAATAATCCCGGAACTACTCAAGCGATACAAACATCCTTATTCAGATGGATCCCAAGTGTTACCTATAACTTTAAATTCTAA
- a CDS encoding nuclear transport factor 2 family protein, producing the protein MSNLLNVKDLYQNYVNAGKLLEGFEKYYAENVVMQELGEEPRIGKDANRTHEINFLQSMKEVHGAGILSFAEDTENNKTMVESWMDLTFANGFRMNMQQVAVQTWENGLIVNEIFYHK; encoded by the coding sequence ATGTCAAACCTACTAAATGTTAAAGACCTGTATCAAAATTATGTAAATGCAGGCAAGCTGTTAGAAGGCTTCGAAAAGTATTATGCAGAAAATGTAGTAATGCAAGAATTGGGCGAGGAGCCAAGAATTGGCAAAGACGCTAACCGCACGCATGAAATCAACTTTTTGCAAAGTATGAAGGAAGTACACGGTGCAGGTATTTTGAGTTTTGCAGAAGATACTGAAAACAACAAAACAATGGTTGAAAGCTGGATGGACTTGACTTTTGCCAATGGTTTCAGGATGAATATGCAACAGGTAGCTGTACAAACCTGGGAGAATGGCTTAATCGTAAACGAAATCTTTTACCACAAATAG
- a CDS encoding YceI family protein: MKKIFYPVMIAILIGTSAFKVVSNATLWKVTEDAYSVKFTSSKFEGIFKGLKTELLFDENNLAASKLTASIDTKTVNTGNGMRNKHAAEGLDAKNYQTVKFVSSSITKTASGYEATGDLTIKNVTKAIKIPFTFTKAANGGVFAGSFSVKPADYNVTKSGTPEVLDFQLNIPVTK; the protein is encoded by the coding sequence ATGAAAAAAATATTCTATCCGGTAATGATTGCCATACTCATTGGTACATCAGCATTCAAAGTAGTTAGCAATGCAACGCTTTGGAAAGTAACAGAAGATGCCTATTCGGTGAAATTTACCAGTAGTAAGTTTGAGGGTATCTTTAAAGGATTAAAAACCGAATTGCTTTTTGATGAAAACAACCTTGCGGCATCAAAGCTAACGGCTTCTATTGATACTAAAACCGTTAATACGGGTAACGGGATGCGTAACAAGCATGCCGCTGAGGGTTTGGATGCCAAGAATTATCAAACGGTAAAATTCGTCTCCAGTTCAATCACTAAAACCGCCAGTGGTTATGAAGCAACAGGTGATCTGACGATTAAGAATGTTACCAAGGCAATCAAAATTCCGTTCACATTTACCAAAGCAGCCAATGGCGGAGTATTTGCCGGCAGTTTTTCGGTAAAGCCTGCTGACTATAACGTAACTAAAAGCGGTACTCCGGAAGTACTGGATTTCCAACTTAATATACCCGTAACAAAATGA
- a CDS encoding 2OG-Fe(II) oxygenase gives MQLHAHTPSIWTIKHFLPETVCASLIHLSETTGYEEAKVNFSTGAEMMKGLRNNYRLLYPNAELAAEFWQSLRHYCPDEIDGQKASGLNEMFRFYKYSSSQRFKRHIDGRFRRSAFEESRITFMIYLNDDFEGGETAFDEVEIKPETGTALCFIHEQKHEGKPVLSGAKYVLRSDVMYTHFPVH, from the coding sequence ATGCAACTGCACGCACATACACCATCCATCTGGACAATCAAACACTTTCTTCCCGAAACCGTTTGTGCCTCGCTCATTCATTTAAGCGAAACAACAGGATACGAAGAAGCAAAAGTAAATTTCAGTACGGGTGCCGAAATGATGAAAGGCCTGCGTAACAATTACCGCCTGCTTTACCCGAACGCCGAACTGGCCGCCGAATTCTGGCAAAGTCTGCGGCACTACTGCCCCGATGAAATTGATGGACAGAAAGCCTCCGGACTCAATGAAATGTTCAGGTTTTACAAATACAGCTCCAGCCAGCGTTTCAAACGCCATATCGACGGACGTTTTAGACGAAGTGCATTTGAAGAAAGCCGCATTACTTTTATGATCTATCTGAATGATGATTTTGAAGGTGGCGAAACGGCATTTGATGAGGTGGAAATAAAACCCGAAACCGGAACAGCACTTTGTTTCATTCACGAACAAAAACACGAAGGAAAGCCCGTATTGTCGGGTGCTAAATACGTATTGCGTTCGGATGTGATGTACACGCACTTTCCTGTTCATTGA
- a CDS encoding Crp/Fnr family transcriptional regulator: protein MIEKLVQHINARVENKLTESDINLLSEVFQLKKLRKHQYLIEGGEVCKIAAFVVKGALKKYSIDNTGKENILELYIENWWAGDKESFLIGTPTPYYIDAYEDTELLVITKENFTNKLGKLNFISQLNSVLTERKSFQLMKRLHSSQTLTAEQKLEELQNSYPEFLQRFPQHIIASYLGMTKETLSRIRSNSLKK, encoded by the coding sequence ATGATAGAAAAACTTGTACAACACATCAATGCCCGAGTTGAAAACAAGCTAACCGAAAGCGACATTAACTTGCTTTCTGAGGTTTTTCAATTAAAGAAGTTACGTAAACACCAATACTTAATTGAAGGAGGAGAGGTTTGCAAAATAGCAGCATTTGTTGTAAAAGGGGCTTTAAAAAAATATTCTATTGACAATACAGGCAAAGAAAATATTTTGGAACTCTATATCGAAAATTGGTGGGCTGGTGATAAGGAAAGTTTTTTGATAGGCACGCCAACACCCTACTATATTGATGCTTATGAAGACACTGAATTATTAGTCATAACCAAAGAAAACTTTACTAATAAACTCGGCAAACTGAATTTTATCTCCCAACTCAATAGTGTTTTAACCGAACGGAAGTCGTTTCAACTTATGAAGCGGCTACACTCTTCGCAAACACTTACAGCAGAACAAAAATTAGAAGAGCTTCAAAACAGCTATCCCGAATTTCTTCAACGATTTCCTCAGCACATTATTGCTTCATATTTGGGTATGACAAAGGAAACGCTTAGTCGTATCCGAAGCAATTCCTTAAAAAAATAG
- a CDS encoding DoxX family protein: METTNKSSKVMNVLLWTAQSILALLFIWAAYVKLFQPLDETAKMLPWAKDNPGLVKITGIAELLAVLGSILPSTLRIQPKLTVYAAYGIIALMISASVFHISRGEASLIGMNIFFLLLAAFVAWGRTKKAPILPKA, from the coding sequence ATGGAAACAACAAATAAGTCTTCGAAAGTAATGAACGTCTTATTATGGACAGCACAAAGTATTCTTGCATTACTATTTATCTGGGCTGCTTATGTCAAACTGTTTCAGCCGTTAGATGAAACAGCCAAAATGCTGCCCTGGGCGAAAGATAATCCGGGCTTAGTAAAAATCACAGGCATTGCAGAGTTGTTAGCGGTGTTAGGCAGCATTTTGCCATCCACATTAAGAATACAGCCTAAGCTTACGGTATATGCTGCTTATGGCATTATTGCTTTAATGATTTCAGCCTCTGTATTTCATATTTCAAGAGGCGAAGCATCACTTATTGGAATGAATATTTTCTTTTTGTTGCTGGCTGCTTTTGTAGCCTGGGGCAGAACTAAAAAAGCACCTATTTTACCCAAAGCCTAA
- a CDS encoding methyltransferase domain-containing protein: MELGREYWNQRWLEQKTGWDIGAASAPLTDFALQLPHRNQRILIPGAGNAWEAEFLFRHGFTHVHVLDIAPQAIAAFQARVPDFPAAQLINGDFFAHTGHYDLVLEQTFFCALHPSLRQAYVQKMHSLLAPGGTLAGVLFDAEFEGGPPFSGSAAEYKSLFAPYFELHTLEPARNSIQPRAGREVFIRFTARTHVEPVN, encoded by the coding sequence ATGGAACTCGGACGCGAATACTGGAACCAACGCTGGCTGGAGCAAAAAACCGGCTGGGACATTGGCGCAGCCTCTGCCCCGCTTACTGATTTTGCCCTGCAGCTCCCGCACCGCAACCAGCGCATCCTCATTCCCGGCGCCGGCAATGCCTGGGAGGCCGAATTCCTTTTCCGCCACGGCTTTACCCATGTGCATGTGCTCGACATTGCGCCACAGGCCATTGCCGCCTTTCAGGCCCGCGTACCCGATTTCCCCGCCGCACAACTCATAAACGGCGATTTTTTTGCGCACACCGGGCACTACGATCTGGTGCTCGAACAAACCTTCTTCTGCGCACTGCATCCTTCGCTGCGTCAGGCCTATGTGCAAAAAATGCACAGCCTGCTTGCGCCCGGCGGCACACTGGCCGGTGTGCTGTTTGATGCCGAATTTGAAGGCGGCCCTCCGTTTAGCGGCTCGGCGGCTGAGTACAAAAGTCTTTTTGCGCCTTACTTCGAGCTGCATACGCTTGAACCGGCGCGCAATTCCATACAGCCCCGTGCCGGACGCGAAGTGTTTATCCGCTTCACCGCCCGCACACACGTTGAACCTGTAAACTGA
- a CDS encoding VOC family protein translates to MERKDFIKTILGTSTLLLTMDGISTLTSAMSLQEANDLKLENSDEIASFGAVHLNNTSIEKAITFWTKVIGMKLRSQSDSMAEFGTENATLVVVHQTAKSAFIEGYSGLYHFAIHLATKEDLAKAIYRLQQNKYSFSPIDHTMTQSLYLTDYDNVMVELALETPERFKRVITEGGIFMEDADGTIRAASAPLDTEEILKSLLEKDLSKIISDGAKIGHIHFYAQDVSRNNEFYKKLGFTQFNFFPQFKYADLGAGGVYQHRVAMNSWHGNNRPLAPTTDAGLKHYHIVFKSKEQLQSALKAIGNTNEEDGNYWATDPTGVKILLSHS, encoded by the coding sequence ATGGAAAGAAAAGATTTTATTAAAACCATTCTCGGCACTTCAACATTATTATTAACAATGGACGGTATATCAACATTAACAAGTGCAATGTCATTGCAAGAGGCCAACGATTTAAAGCTTGAAAATTCAGATGAAATAGCCTCTTTTGGGGCTGTTCATCTGAATAATACTTCAATTGAAAAGGCCATTACATTTTGGACAAAAGTAATTGGTATGAAGCTGAGAAGCCAGTCTGATTCAATGGCTGAATTTGGAACCGAAAATGCGACATTGGTTGTGGTTCATCAAACAGCTAAATCAGCTTTTATAGAGGGTTATAGTGGTTTATATCATTTCGCTATTCACTTAGCCACTAAAGAAGACCTGGCGAAGGCTATTTATCGCTTGCAACAAAACAAATACTCCTTTTCTCCAATAGATCATACCATGACGCAATCTCTGTATCTGACAGACTATGATAACGTAATGGTTGAATTAGCTTTAGAAACACCTGAGCGATTTAAAAGAGTGATTACAGAAGGAGGTATTTTTATGGAGGACGCGGATGGAACTATCAGAGCGGCATCGGCACCATTAGATACAGAAGAAATTCTCAAAAGCCTTCTTGAAAAAGATTTGAGTAAAATTATTAGTGATGGTGCTAAGATTGGACATATACATTTTTATGCTCAGGATGTTTCACGTAATAATGAGTTTTACAAAAAATTGGGGTTCACTCAATTTAATTTCTTCCCACAGTTTAAATACGCCGATTTAGGTGCGGGAGGAGTTTATCAGCATCGGGTGGCAATGAATTCGTGGCACGGGAACAACAGACCTTTAGCACCAACTACCGATGCCGGATTAAAACATTATCACATTGTTTTCAAATCAAAAGAACAACTCCAGTCTGCGTTAAAAGCAATTGGTAATACAAATGAGGAAGATGGTAATTATTGGGCAACCGACCCAACAGGAGTTAAGATATTACTATCTCATTCATAG